The window GACTCAAAGTAAGGTTGATTTCTTTCCCCGTTCTTCATCATATATGGAGATTGAAGACGTGCCAGAATTTTCGCATTCCGCATGGGATTTTTTCTGACTTTGTTTTTAACCACCAATTCTGTTCTTTTTTGACTAACCACCACTTCAAGTACTCCCTCTTTTAGTACCCCACTTCGGGTATTCCCTCTTTTGGTACCCCCACTTCGGGTACTCcctcttttggtacccacacttTGGGTACTCCCTTTTTTGGTACCCCCTCTTCGTGTACATCCTCTTTGTGTACATTCTTTTTGTGTACCCCATCTTCGTGTAAACCCTCTTCATTTTATGCAGTGGGTGTTCGATCTTTGAAGTATTTGTGCATGACATCcctaaaacatttattattgtcCATGAATTTGTATAAGATGTGCATGGAGTTGTCATACAATGGCGTTGTATCCCAGCCGGAACATAGATTTTCCAAATTTCTGATGGCTTTGTAAATCATCAGAGTGACTTTAGAAATGAAAACCAAACACTCTGTAAAATTCGCACACTGAAGTGCTGCTGTGTTCAGAAGTGTTATCTTCAGAGGTGGTGAATTCATATGTGGATAATTCATAGGCGGTGAATTCATAGGTGTTGCCTTCTTAGGTGTTGCCTCCTTAGGTGCTGCCTTTTGAGGCTTAGGCACCCCCTCATATGCATCATCGTTTGCCCCTATCCTGATATGTCTCTTCGTACTCCCCCTCATCCACATTTGTCTCCTCGTTCTAAAGAGGTGGTAGTGGAATGCGTCTAACATTGCTTCCACGTCTGAATCCTCCATTTGCCCATTCCATATCCAGCCTAAACTTTAACTtcgtgtcattccaacatgataGTATAGGAAATCGACGCTCATCAACTCCTCCCAGTTCAgggttgctcaccctatacacgtagcacagctgaaaacatacatatgttaaaaccatttatttttgcaacaagggaaataaattagtgataacttacaataaggaacgtctgtggtccttggaaatgtcgtttttcattcACCTTCTATTTTTTACATGATTTaactaatccttcaagtacaaatttgcaTCAATTGAACTTTTTGATATTATCAATAtttgaaatagatttcagaattctaaATCTGCAAGTGAAAAAAAACAGATTTGAGGATTATTTAACAATGCATATACCATACATATATGTTGTCAActgcaaatgaaaaaaaacataaatgagaTATACCTGGTTAGTTGACCTAggtgatcacaccagagaaagctgacaacaaataatacgaagACTACCTTGAAATTGTTCTCCATGATTTCATTGGCATATTAGTCACTATAGGGGCGCCATTAACAGGGTTACCCTATCAAGTCCTAAATATCTTCAACTAGTCATCGGTCTTGTTATGCTCGTATTCTACAATGTCTAGCTCCCCTCTAGGGAGACCAATATGATttgaacatcctcttcttcGATCTTCACTTTCTCGCCACTTTTTAAGGTGAATGCACATTTAGTACAGTCAAACTGTCTAACTAGATAACGAGAGATCTCCTCGGTACATTTTGAAAGCGATAATGATAAGAGAGAgccaaagcctattgacttcacagcCTGTTTTTGTTCATTAGATAGTAGTcgaagaagattgaaaaggccaAAAGACGAGGTTCTAATTAAAAACAAGTTGTGGGGGGCTACTTTGGTTTCTTGGGCATtccttttacgtttatttgttctacaaaaacaaaagataagcATTTAAAAACCATGAATCAGAtagataatgaaataaatgaaccAATCCGGGTCCTGAAACTACGGTTTCGAGACAAGAAACCATCATATTAAGTCCCGAAAGGCTGGTTTTAAGACCCGAAACCACATTTTTAGGTCCTCAAACTAGCCTTTTAAGACACAATATGCACTCAATTTCAGGGATACTTTatggatataaaaaaaatataaccctAAACTATACTTCAGGTctcgaaaccacactttcgggacaagaaatcaCCATTTTGggactttcgggtcccgaaaccacacttttaGGACAAGAAACCACCATTTCGGGACACAATATGCAACTAATAAACTTTTCGGGacataatatatcaaaaacatttCCACGCTATATACTTTTCTATCGTGAAACCCTAATCGCTAAACCCTAACCGATATCAAAATCATATACGTTTCTAAAAGATAAGAATTCGTATTTACCTTAAAGTCCTTGGAGTCTTGTCGGGCGATGTACCTGGACTAACACCAGCCTGAAAAGAAGAGTAGTATGAACCTGGACCTACCTAAACCTAAATGAAGGAACTGAAGATACACAAGGGAGAGCTTCAAaacttaccattttcgatcggaagaagatgaagaaaagagaagaaacCGAGATGCCGGAGCGGAGAGCCaaatcgccagagaagaaaGAGAACGATAGCtggaaatgagaaatgaaaagaagaaagaggggGAACTGGGAACTGAAacgttttttaatattttttatttttttttctctcttctaccCACATGGCAGGcgacgtaggattcgtggccttgctttcgctgaAGTTTCGTTGggtttatcatttctcttttcttttttacttttgttctttttttatttatattctctttttttttaaatatatatatcaacttattaaatttaatatttatatttaaattattgaagaaaatataaagttattatttgagatgtttttgtttttgtttttattttttattagattaagattagatttaaagaaaattttataaacaatttatttttttatatagatgatgttttaggtggtgaatgaaaagataaatatttttattttataaaaattatctatatttgagacgaacaaaattattttttatctcataatttctaatggttattagttataaatatataacttgtttataaatttaaaagtgttacaagtatttaatttatttttatgttatagtaCATGAGTTAGTCATtcgacatttttttttatgtaaagtatatcttcaaatattataaaaattaaagttttatgtgaaaaaaatttagttaagGTTATATTAGTTACCTACTTGTTAATGTgacaattttaaattcaattatcttaaattcaatttttttttaagtcaattaaatttttttttattttttttttcaaattcatcctAAATATAATTCCTGGATCCATGTAATCATATCCCTTCTCCAATTTTGTATTTggttgaacaaaaataaaaatgattgttTATTGTTGATTTTTTGACGTGAGAAAGAAGACAAATGTAGACCTTGAATATGTGTTGGGCATGGCATGGGCTTTCCATCTTATATCATTGTGTGCCTTGTTTGTTGGTCTATTGTTGGGCCTTTAACCAATTGACTAACTCCGTGTTTTTGggcttttatttatttgtgtcaGTTTTGgcccatttaatttttttctttttttctatttttatataataatacacgaaaattaattaatagacatagatttattttagtttatttgatgtattttagggttttattttaattattttagaaataataaataaaatattttttaaataattattattgttttaaatttttaattattttggatggtatgaataaaatatttattcaaaataattatttttagcttaaatttttaattattttgaattatatgaacacaatatttatttaaaacaattattattgtctcaaatttcaaattattttggatttCATGAACACAAtatttatccaaaataattattagcttaaatttttaattgttttgaattttatgaatacaatatttattcaaaataataacttattttatcattatttgaatttttaattatttggaactttataaatattaaatttgttcaaaataaatatttgtggacctattttaattactttatttttttagcccgaattttaattattctagAATTTAACGAATATCATGATATTCccgaaataatttttattttatttttatcccttAAAGATctataatttttgtatatataatttaaagactcataatttatttgaaaatcttataAATTGTGAGTTAAAATTAGGTGTCTATATACTtgcaattaaaaattaaaaaataacttttacaacaaaaacacacaaaaatattttttttagggtcagctttgatttcttttcttcatttcttacatttaaaatatctaaataaataattaaatatttatttattccttaaaataaatttaaattatttaaaatattgatatttatttttaaaatatttttaggttaTCTCTAAATCCATTTTTATTTACAAGTATGTTTGAATTCTATAAATTCTAGTcaagaataattattttgataattaaaatttttcttggataaattaattagagaagTTGGTTGGCTGAATGAACAAATCAAACTGACTTtgagattttaaattaaaataaaatttataatttgggTTTGAAATCGGGCAAAACAATTGTCTGGGGTCGAAGTGGAGAAGTCGAAGGGCTTGAGATGTAACAACTAACTTTGTAACGATGATAAATATCGTAACTTCTGATCaaagaatgaaaaataagaatgaatcCCATGAAAGAGTGATgagaaatcaaatacaaaaaataaaatattcgaATTAGTCGGGTTTGGGTTAGGGCTGGAACTACTACTATTCTAGTAAGTCAATTATTAGACGTGAAACCTCCTTTAATTATATTGAGGAAGGCCTTAGACCAAAAACCAGAATAAAacatctattttataaaataataaaataaacttaaaataattaatattatttataatatataaatatataaaattataattaataaaattatcgttataaaaataaatatatattttttttaattaaaatattgaatcaattaaaaaaatatatattaaaaataatgatgtataataaataatattaaaactaaataaaatatatttaatatattatataataataagttgtatataatattaataaagaatataatgataaattaaaaattaagttatataagaaaaatgttatatttaagaGTACtagttattataaattatataaaggtataaatttatataaatagtaaaATCTTAACAAACACGATATAAAAACACTATTAGTATAGTTTATATATCAATAGTGTTATACTTAACTATAACAAAACAACTGGCATTAggtgtaaataaaaaaataatattaaaatattttataattttaaataaaataaaagtcatataaattttaaaacaatatatatatataaagttaaatatttttataaagataataaaattttagttatatattataaattaataaaattataaatatttgagataatataggagataaataattttcaaatataaaattaaatattttttaaaaataataaaagcttaggaaaaaaaatattataattttgaataattgagATAAGAtaggagataaataatttttaattgagaTAAGATAGGAGATTAATATTAGtagaaaatttaaacaaaaataatataagtggTAATTCCcgcttaaaattcaaataaatagtgAATGTTTTATGATTTCttgtttctatttatttatgattattaattgTTGGTTAAGAACTAGTTCACTCAATCATAATCATTGCCTCATTGTGGTTGCcgttgaagaagaaaagaaaaaaagaatcaCTTGCAAATTGAAACTGAttcgtgtatatatatatatatatttttttttgtgttacttaataattatgtatgtatgtatgtatgaataataattaatgtaataagtttttgaattaatatgaaaaggaatcaaaataaataaatatgtcgTCGTCGGGGAAATCAACATTAATAATGGTGAAAtctgaagaaaaagaaaaagaagttgGATTGAAAAAAGGAACATggacagaagaagaagacgaagttTTAGCTGATTACATCCGTAAGCATGGGGAGGAGTCCAGCTGGAACACGGTTGAGAAGGAATCTGGACTCAACCGATGCGCTAAATCATGCAGGTTAAGGTGGGTAAACCATTTAAGGCCCGAATTGAAGAAAGGTCCGTTAACCGCCAATGAAATAGAGACGATCGTTCGTCTTCATGCTAGGATCGGAAATAAATGGTCCCGCATAGCAGaaaaggtaatatatatatatataattaagttctcttgaattcaaactataataataacttgttaattatataattatataattatataattcctCTCAGATTCCTGGAAGAACAGATAACGATATTAAGAACTTTTGGAACACTCGAATCAAAAGTTGTGAGCGTCGTGGCCTACCACTTTATCCGCCTGAGGTAGTTCAAGAATTATTAAATGAAGAGAAGAACCAAATGAATATGGTACCTACTACTGTCAACTTCAACAACAATTATCCTTATCCTAGTAGTAGGATCAAATTCAACAACTATGACAActtcagcagcagcagcagcagcccTTCTTCACTTCTTCTTAACTTTCCTCCTgcattatcttcttcttcttcttattatccTAGGCCTCCTCCTCAtgttgcttcttcttcttcaaatcatcaatcaCTTCAATTAATTCAGCCTCCTCCTATTGATCCTAATGCTTTCTCTTCATTTCGACCATCGCCAAAGCTGATGATTGACGGTTTTGGAAACAATACTAGTACTAATCATCATCTTCCTTCCTATTCTTACCATGCTTTCCAGCAGGTAGCTCAGAATTCAGGCCTCCAATCATTCCAATTACCGCCGCCTAGTAGTACTGTTGCTGCTGCTCATAATATGTTCTCTTCATTTCAACATCTACCTAATCTCAATGATATTCATCATAACTCATTATACTTCCATTCATTCCAATTTGCGCCTCCTTCATCTTCTTATGCTGCTGCTGCTACTACTCGGGTGCCTCATAATTCATTTCAATTTGGGCCACATCATAATCTTCCTTCATCTTCTAATGCTgatgctgctgctgctgatgCTTTTCCAGTGGATCGTAATCATCCAGACCTCCTCCCTTCATTCCAGTATAAGCCTCCTAGTCCTATTGTTGACGACAATAGTTTCTCTTCATTACAGCAACCACTTGATcagattattgaaaatattgatcATGGTCTTACTTCCTCTTCTAATGATCCTTTTGAGATGGCTCCTATTGTTGACAATACTTTGTCTTCATTAAATCAACCACTTCATCAAAATttgccatcatcatcatcatcatcttctcaGAATTATTTTCCAGAGCTCCCTTCAATCCAACCTCAAGATCCTTTTCATTTGCCACAATTCGACAATCTTTCCCAATCACCCGCAACCCAAAATCTACAGTCAAATTGTATGCCTAGTCGAAAGAGAACCCACGATGATCAAATGTCAACTTCACAAGAGGAGCATGCATTATTGGGAAAGAACTATTCTGGAGATACATCAAATATGTCAATTAGGGGTGAGTGgttttttctttagtttatttttatttacctatttattatggtgttaaattttatattgatttgttaCTTCTTTGTGTAGAAAAAATTCTAAACGAAGAATTACTCGACTCTTTTGCTTTTGGTCATAACTCGGTGCTTAATGAAGACGACAAGATGAGGTCTCCGTTTTTCTCTAAATATCTTATGAATCCGAGAAAACATTGGAGTGGATTGTGATAATTATGATATAGTTTTTAGAtaattgtagtttttttttgagtttttaatttggAGGAATGTTCCATTCTCGTGGTAGAACTATACATAAACAtattctaatttgttttttattttttgaatgttAAGCTTGAAGTTAAAGACTTTATTTGATACATGTGTATCTTACAATTAGCATGGAAGTTTTTTAATTGAAGCTATTGTATATTGATGTGTTTTTGgatttagtattattattttgatttggtTTAAGAGTTAaattgtttcaaataatttcaactcaataatttttttttctatcatgTGAATCATTGATCCTTTAATCTATtagttcaaatattaattttttttatcattatatactCTTTATAAATGtccactttttatttatttatattaaacaaaagtaTGAATATCAATCATAGTCTTAGTCAATTGAGTTGGTAAGTTTATCAATCAAACTAATAAAACATAAGCTACATTTAACTAACTATCCATGGCCAAACGAAGCATGAGCGAATCCAACCCGGTTCATATAGACTTCAACTTCCTCCGAAGCTCAACCTGCCGCGATGACAAAATTTCTCGAAAAATATGAGTTCATTCCAAAAACAGAAGTTTGACTACAATTAACCAAATTAGTTAAGCGACCTACCAAAATGACCGTAAAGACATAAGGATCAGTTTGAGATTGAAGAGAGGATTGCGATTTTTTTCCATAAAGTTATTTGGatgaataaattgaaattttaattccaaatttataataattgatattgaattacaattaaattCATATGTTTGGAAAactatagaattataatttaattctaatttttatatttaaaaaataatataataaaaataatgttaatatatactATTAGGAGGATAccagacaaaaaaaaatgtaagtaaaattttataacgTTAGTGACTATACGATGtcatgtatttataaaattatttctaaataatatgaattaatgaataaagAAATTTTGTACTAATTAGAATTAGGTTAgacattaatattgttattaatagATTTATATATGTGTTGAAAAAAGAGAATTTTTCGTAATAAAAATCTTTAACTTTTTAGGTTAATTAATGACctaattaacaatttattattaaaaaaaaaatagtccaaacttatttctaaaaaattatgagattagaGACTCATTacttaattatcaaaatatatttaacatattataatgACTCTTGAATAAATATACTTACCATTTTTGCTGCCACTTGAGAGAATGACACACTCTCTACATGATGTGTCATTCGAAGATTCTTCCTATTTTGTGAATTCTGCTCACTTCTTacctatttttgaaaacattaattaatacttaattaaattataaacaagGATGTAAAAAGTTTAGAATTTAAAGATTCACCCGAAAATCGTCTTAGAGAAAGTGACGATCCAAAATGTAATTCCAATCATCTTCCGTATATTCATTTGGTTTGTGTGCTTTGATAGCTACTATATCCCCATCATGAGCTTTAACATGATTTCGGCTGATATCACATCTATACCTATCCCAAACCACCTTCCATTATATGTTTCCAATAATACTCAATATGTTCCGGCACTGCCTCAAAACAATTATGCAAAGACacgagattaattattattatgcatTAGAGAATATGTTTATAAGAATGTAAGAATTCATTTTGTGAATGTTGGAATTATAAAACTCAAGTTAAGGCAACACAAAGTATCTGGACACGAAGCATCAATGAATGAacgacatggtcattgaagaagatcataaaaacaagaaaaatatgtcTTTCAAATGGTGCAAACCACAATTGAAAAtagaagaggggtactattctagCATGATCAATTGACttgataatattctcattatgttcaaagaagaaatgcaaggaagtAGAGTTATAAGAGAATGCATCAAGTACTCATTCAGAGATGTCTATGAatgtaaatgtgattcacttctgAGACGTATTCCAAAAGGTTGTAGAATTCTAAACCTAATGAGACAAAAGTAActcaatgaaaaaaatgattaaatatgctggaaaacagaaagcaacgCGAAGTTCATTACaagaaaggcatgggaaattgttataacaagaggacaggagatagattggcataatgtgatATGGTTTCCAAAGATAATttctcgtcaccaatttattctctggctggtatacaagaaaggttgacaacaaaagacaaaattcgaaaatacataaacattcatgaTATCAACGGTGTCCTATGTTCGAGAGTTGAGGAAATCGTAAgtcatttatttggggaatgctcttttttaatacaaatctggaggacgtatactgcaaacatgaacatcatcaactttccaagaacatgagaagaaatccaagaaTTGATGAAGAATAATGTAAAAGGAAAATTCTTCTATGTAAGTCTGCTGCTACTTTTGatcagtaatctacaatatctaaaaagaaataaattcaaaaactcACAGTAAAAGAAGTAGAATTGTTGAAGATATTTGAGATATAACTTCAAATGGAAATGCACTCCTTCAATCTTGGAGAGTAATCGAAATGattgaagagaatagaaagtaAAAACGTTATAGGCGTTAATTgattattgtctgtaattcagtTCTTGTTTCactgtcaaatctagaaattatctagatctgatcttaaacttttgtatttttccctcttttgagtttttaataaaataagttattttttttaaaaaaagttttaataaaaatctaacatgtcttacaaattatttaaaatattattttactcgagattaataattttgacaatttaaaaaaaaaatagatttttttaaaattagtttaaaagtttatttgttgATTTGAACAAATCAAACTGATGTTagagattttaaattattctaagtCTACTAAGTTTTAAGGATTTTGGTGAGTCTTATATTTAAGGACAAATATTTTAGAGTTCAAACAAACTCATGGAGAAACTTTTatctttttgattttttatgtttttgatttttatgttttataattttgtgtttttgatTTTGGAggttttattttagttttagagTTATTGAGGTTGTGTTTTAGTTTTCTCGGTCGGCCGCGTGCACCGCAACGGGAGAGAAAGAAGCGTCGGCTCTCGGCAACAATAGACTTGAAGAAGCGCCGGGAAAAACTTGAACATGCGTCGCTACAGAAAAAAATCGGCTGTTATTCCTATTTCTAACTAAATGGTAACCAAGAATGACTCCTAACTCAATTTTTTCTGAGCTAAAATGATAGTACTACAATATATTCACATAATATACAAGAAAATACaagaataaaatcaattaaaatcaagaatgcaccaaaaacacaaaatgaaGATTTCGGGTCAAATGTGTTTTCTTTACTTCTAAATTCAATTGTTTAGAGTCGTTTTGTTTATCTTTAAACTTAAATCATTCTAGACTCAAaggttgaaaataaattttaaacacaaTAAGCCCAAAAAGTTTTGAGATTAAATCCAATTGGAAAGAAAATGACCCATAATGATTTAAatgacctttttttttattagattttgattttttaaatgattttcgGGTTAGTTAGATGTTGTTagtttagatttaatttttgttattttgatttcatttacatattttacaatcaagaacttattattattatatatagacttATAGTTTGAAGAGAGAAGAAACTATGTTGTTGTTACCTCTTCAGCTATACATACGTGACCATTTATAATTCCAATCCTGGCATGAAGACGAACAATCGTCTCTATTTCTTCGTGGGGGCTTTTATCGGTCCAGGTTTTAGATGGTTCATCCATCGCAGCCTACATGATTTTCCGCACCGATTGAGTCCAGATTCTTTCTCAACGGTGTTCCAGCTCGCGTCCTCCCCATGCTTACGAATGTAAGCAACtaaaacttcatcttcttcttgagtCCACGTACCTTTTTTCAATCTAAATTCTTCTTGTTCAGGTGAGTTAGATTTCACAGTTGTTGATATTTAAATCCTTCttcatattaattcaaaaacttATTACAATATTGATACATACATACAGAATTAAGAAAAGAGAAAACAGGGAGGGAGGATCTTGATTCTTGATTGattcaattaatttacaagCGATTCTTCTTGTTTTCATATTCATCCAAATCAAGATCCGGTATATGTAATAAGTAAGTTTTTGGATTATGATTCATCTAATATGAAAAGGGGTTTAAATATGTAAATCAAATTCCCATGAACAAGAAGTTCTCGATTGAAAAAGAGAACGTGGACAGATGAAGAAGATAGAATTCTAGTTGATTACATTCTTAAGCATGCATGGGGAGGACGCGAGCTGGAACACCGTTGAGAAAGAATCTGGACTCAATCGCTACTGCGGGAAATCGTGTAGGTTACGCTGCATAAATCATTTAAGACCTGA is drawn from Impatiens glandulifera chromosome 3, dImpGla2.1, whole genome shotgun sequence and contains these coding sequences:
- the LOC124929924 gene encoding transcription factor MYB120-like codes for the protein MVKSEEKEKEVGLKKGTWTEEEDEVLADYIRKHGEESSWNTVEKESGLNRCAKSCRLRWVNHLRPELKKGPLTANEIETIVRLHARIGNKWSRIAEKIPGRTDNDIKNFWNTRIKSCERRGLPLYPPEVVQELLNEEKNQMNMVPTTVNFNNNYPYPSSRIKFNNYDNFSSSSSSPSSLLLNFPPALSSSSSYYPRPPPHVASSSSNHQSLQLIQPPPIDPNAFSSFRPSPKLMIDGFGNNTSTNHHLPSYSYHAFQQVAQNSGLQSFQLPPPSSTVAAAHNMFSSFQHLPNLNDIHHNSLYFHSFQFAPPSSSYAAAATTRVPHNSFQFGPHHNLPSSSNADAAAADAFPVDRNHPDLLPSFQYKPPSPIVDDNSFSSLQQPLDQIIENIDHGLTSSSNDPFEMAPIVDNTLSSLNQPLHQNLPSSSSSSSQNYFPELPSIQPQDPFHLPQFDNLSQSPATQNLQSNCMPSRKRTHDDQMSTSQEEHALLGKNYSGDTSNMSIREKILNEELLDSFAFGHNSVLNEDDKMRSPFFSKYLMNPRKHWSGL